One genomic window of Providencia hangzhouensis includes the following:
- the btuB gene encoding TonB-dependent vitamin B12 receptor BtuB, translating to MNNKKLLPLSAAALAVLCATSSLASANNQTDQVVVSANRFEQPISSILAPVTVVTREDIDHWQSNTVIDVLRRLPGVDISQSGGMGQQSSLFIRGTESRHVLVLIDGVRLNQAGISGSSDMSQIPISLVQRIEYIRGARSAVYGSDAVGGVVNIITRRDNDGTTLNAGIGSHSYQNYNGSTQQKIGENTTVTAAGAYTHTKGFDVEARGNTGGGPQPDKDGFLNKTLWLGVEHQFSSALSAYARAYGYDNRTSYDGTPADTRKLYSRTYESGLKYANGKYSTSLLGSYSHMKDYNYNYHNGRYGSGSVIDESDQYNFQWGNSYRLEKGNISAGVDYQRQSIEPGGYTMTSKKETVNNTGIYLTGQYALIDSVNAEGAVRSDHHSEFNWHTTWQSGLSWEFYDGYKLIGSYATAYKAPNLGQLYTDNVAWNIKGNPNLKPEESKQWEIGLEGETGLLFWQLTGYENEITNLIDFTSDPVTQTSSYNNIGKAKIKGVEWNGELQTGLFSHQLTLQYLDPRNEKTNKVLNRRAKQQVKYQLDWNIAAVDMGLTYQYIGSRYDTNETYQRTKVGGVSIWDLTAAYPITSHLTIRGKIANMFDKDYETAYGYRTAGREYFLTGSYNF from the coding sequence ATGAATAATAAAAAGTTGCTGCCGCTATCGGCCGCTGCGCTGGCAGTACTGTGCGCTACTTCTTCTTTGGCAAGTGCAAATAATCAAACGGACCAAGTGGTTGTGTCTGCTAACCGCTTTGAACAACCTATTTCTTCTATATTAGCGCCAGTGACGGTGGTCACTCGTGAAGATATCGACCATTGGCAATCCAATACCGTAATAGATGTATTAAGGCGTTTGCCGGGTGTGGATATTTCTCAAAGTGGCGGAATGGGGCAACAAAGCTCTCTTTTTATTAGAGGAACAGAATCTCGTCATGTTTTAGTTCTAATTGATGGCGTTCGTTTGAATCAGGCGGGCATTTCAGGTTCATCTGATATGAGCCAAATCCCAATTTCTCTGGTACAGCGCATTGAGTATATTCGCGGAGCACGCTCAGCGGTTTATGGTTCTGATGCTGTTGGTGGTGTGGTGAATATTATTACTCGTCGTGATAACGATGGCACTACTTTAAATGCAGGCATTGGCTCACACAGTTATCAAAACTATAACGGTTCGACTCAGCAAAAAATTGGTGAGAATACAACGGTAACGGCAGCGGGTGCTTATACTCATACAAAAGGGTTTGATGTTGAAGCCAGAGGAAATACAGGCGGGGGCCCTCAACCCGATAAAGATGGTTTTTTGAATAAAACATTATGGTTAGGTGTTGAGCATCAATTCTCTTCCGCTCTTTCTGCTTATGCACGCGCTTATGGTTACGACAATCGTACGAGTTATGACGGTACGCCAGCAGACACTCGTAAGCTATACAGCAGAACATATGAGTCTGGGTTGAAATATGCGAATGGTAAGTACTCTACAAGTTTGCTTGGGAGCTATAGCCATATGAAAGATTACAACTACAACTATCACAATGGGCGGTATGGTAGCGGTTCTGTAATTGATGAATCAGACCAATACAACTTTCAATGGGGTAATAGCTATAGATTAGAAAAAGGAAATATCAGTGCTGGGGTTGATTATCAACGTCAAAGCATTGAGCCCGGTGGTTATACGATGACAAGTAAAAAAGAAACCGTCAATAACACAGGTATTTATCTTACAGGACAATATGCACTCATCGACTCTGTCAATGCGGAAGGGGCAGTACGTTCAGATCACCATTCTGAATTTAACTGGCACACGACATGGCAATCAGGTTTAAGCTGGGAATTTTATGATGGATATAAGTTAATCGGCTCTTATGCTACAGCGTATAAAGCCCCTAACTTAGGTCAGCTTTATACGGATAATGTTGCTTGGAACATCAAAGGAAATCCAAATTTAAAACCAGAAGAAAGTAAGCAGTGGGAAATTGGTTTAGAAGGCGAAACAGGGTTATTGTTTTGGCAATTAACTGGGTATGAAAACGAGATAACTAATCTGATTGATTTCACTTCGGATCCAGTGACGCAAACTAGTTCTTATAACAATATTGGCAAGGCAAAGATTAAAGGAGTCGAGTGGAATGGTGAATTACAAACAGGCCTATTTAGCCATCAACTCACGTTACAGTATCTAGACCCAAGAAATGAAAAAACAAATAAAGTGCTTAATCGTAGAGCAAAACAACAAGTCAAATACCAGCTAGATTGGAACATTGCTGCTGTAGATATGGGGTTGACTTACCAATATATAGGCAGTCGTTATGATACCAATGAAACTTATCAACGCACTAAAGTCGGCGGCGTTAGCATCTGGGATCTCACCGCTGCATATCCAATCACTTCACATCTCACAATTCGTGGTAAAATAGCTAATATGTTCGATAAAGACTATGAGACCGCGTATGGTTATCGCACCGCTGGAAGAGAATATTTCCTTACAGGAAGCTACAACTTCTGA